The Exiguobacterium mexicanum genome includes a window with the following:
- a CDS encoding arsenate reductase family protein yields MVTLYGYPPCSTCKKAEKWLKENGIDYTYVHIVEATPSKDELAELWKQSGQPLKKFFNTSGQVYRNEGIKDKLPNLSEDEQLELLASNGMLLKRPIVTDGQKSTVGFSEKSFTDVWGEVL; encoded by the coding sequence ATGGTGACACTATATGGCTATCCGCCATGCAGTACGTGTAAAAAAGCAGAGAAGTGGTTGAAAGAGAATGGCATCGACTATACATACGTCCATATCGTCGAGGCGACGCCGTCGAAAGACGAACTGGCCGAGCTGTGGAAACAGTCGGGCCAGCCGCTCAAAAAGTTCTTCAATACGAGCGGGCAAGTATATCGAAACGAAGGCATCAAAGACAAGCTACCAAACCTATCAGAAGACGAACAACTCGAGCTTCTTGCGAGCAATGGTATGCTTTTGAAGCGCCCAATCGTGACAGATGGTCAAAAATCAACTGTCGGATTTTCAGAAAAGTCGTTTACAGACGTTTGGGGCGAAGTGCTATAA
- the gcvH gene encoding glycine cleavage system protein GcvH: MSKVPANLRYSKEHEWVEVNGSVARIGITDFAQSELGDIVFVELPEVGGTILLDEPFGSVESVKTVSELYAPISGKITAVNESLADSPELVNEAPFEGAWMIEVELNDASDVDKLMSAEEYEAMIQG, translated from the coding sequence ATGAGCAAAGTACCTGCCAATCTACGTTATTCAAAAGAGCACGAATGGGTTGAAGTGAATGGAAGTGTCGCCCGCATCGGGATCACGGATTTCGCACAAAGCGAACTAGGGGATATCGTCTTTGTCGAACTTCCTGAAGTCGGTGGCACAATCTTACTCGACGAGCCGTTCGGTTCGGTTGAATCGGTCAAGACGGTTTCGGAGCTTTATGCACCGATCTCTGGGAAAATCACAGCGGTGAACGAATCACTCGCCGATTCACCAGAACTCGTCAACGAAGCACCGTTCGAAGGCGCTTGGATGATCGAAGTCGAGTTGAACGACGCGTCAGACGTCGACAAGCTCATGTCAGCCGAAGAATACGAAGCGATGATTCAAGGCTAA
- a CDS encoding PTS transporter subunit IIC, protein MTEEKLTGKQFLMNVLNGLSLAILIALIPSALLGELTKAILPYVPSLQFILDATTIAMRLLPVIIGVAVAMQFGRSALEAGTIGIATQVGSGAIRIEEGVFLMAGIGDVITAGVTAALATFLVMQLSPRLKTYTVLVLPMTVIVVAGGIGAFLLTYISQITTYVGTIIMTMTELQPIVMGMLIAMAFSLIIVSPISTVGIATAISLSGVAAGAANLGVVAAGFGLAIAGWQMNATGTSIAHFLGSPKIQMANFVRRPIMMLPVLANAAILGALAGILRIEGTPISAGFGVSGLIGPVNALHLMPGGFALWNVMLVVVLFGLIPITLGILFYRLFNRTSLIEPDHYRLDFD, encoded by the coding sequence ATGACGGAAGAGAAGCTTACCGGAAAACAGTTTTTGATGAACGTCTTGAACGGCCTCAGTCTTGCCATCCTCATCGCCCTCATCCCGAGCGCCTTGCTCGGTGAATTAACGAAAGCCATCTTACCTTATGTTCCGTCCTTGCAGTTCATCTTAGATGCGACGACGATTGCGATGCGCCTCTTACCGGTCATCATCGGTGTCGCCGTCGCCATGCAGTTCGGACGATCGGCGCTCGAGGCCGGCACAATCGGCATCGCGACCCAAGTCGGGAGCGGCGCCATCCGCATCGAGGAAGGGGTGTTCCTCATGGCTGGAATCGGTGACGTCATCACGGCCGGTGTGACGGCCGCTCTTGCGACGTTCCTCGTCATGCAGTTGTCGCCACGCTTGAAGACATACACGGTACTCGTCTTACCGATGACGGTCATCGTCGTCGCCGGAGGGATCGGGGCGTTCCTACTCACTTACATCTCACAAATCACAACATACGTCGGGACGATCATTATGACAATGACGGAACTACAGCCGATTGTGATGGGCATGTTGATTGCGATGGCGTTCTCGCTCATCATCGTCTCGCCAATCTCGACGGTCGGCATCGCCACAGCCATCAGCCTGTCTGGTGTCGCGGCCGGGGCCGCCAACCTAGGGGTCGTCGCCGCCGGCTTCGGTCTCGCCATCGCCGGCTGGCAGATGAACGCGACGGGAACGTCGATCGCCCACTTCCTCGGGTCACCGAAGATTCAAATGGCGAACTTCGTCCGTCGTCCAATCATGATGTTGCCCGTACTCGCCAATGCGGCCATCCTTGGAGCGCTCGCAGGTATCCTTCGGATTGAAGGCACACCAATCAGTGCCGGATTCGGCGTCTCGGGTCTAATCGGTCCGGTCAACGCCTTGCATTTGATGCCGGGAGGATTCGCGCTCTGGAACGTCATGCTCGTCGTCGTCTTATTCGGGCTCATCCCAATCACACTCGGGATTCTGTTCTATCGTTTGTTCAACCGGACGTCGCTCATCGAGCCTGATCATTACCGTCTCGACTTCGATTAA
- a CDS encoding thioredoxin family protein — MITDGFLYIYAPMCGTCAVAERMLSVVEAVDPELQIEKRDANFIPNELEAYQVMSVPALLKLENGQVRDRLYAFQNVQHVLSFVK; from the coding sequence ATGATTACTGACGGATTCTTATATATATACGCCCCGATGTGCGGTACATGCGCCGTGGCCGAGCGGATGCTCTCGGTCGTCGAGGCCGTCGACCCCGAACTCCAGATTGAAAAGCGCGATGCCAACTTTATCCCGAACGAGCTCGAGGCGTATCAGGTCATGAGCGTCCCGGCGCTATTGAAGCTGGAGAATGGCCAAGTTCGCGATCGATTGTACGCGTTTCAAAACGTCCAGCACGTCCTATCTTTCGTTAAATGA